In Acidobacteriota bacterium, a single genomic region encodes these proteins:
- a CDS encoding ABC transporter permease, with protein MASLLLDLRHAVRVLVRNPGVTLVAIFTLALGIGATTAVFSVVHGVLLRPLPYPAPDRLMAIWEVNDRGTYSRLADPNFNDFRDRNRTFGAMAKYAAGMVSVVGAGEPTRETIAQVTRDFFKILGVQPSLGRSFSADDARLGAAPAVIVSHQYWAQSLGSAASLSAFRLRIQGLVYQVVGVMPAGFQFPARADLWVPAELDAENTSRTSHNYLAIGRLREGMSVAQATADLSAIARDIVRQSPEQGSYLLTDAATVPLQTSLTGRVSSTLYILLSAVFFLLLVACANVTNLLLAQAAARQREIAIRHALGAGPGRLVRQFVAEALVLLTASSLMGLVIASLGTSALISLAPANLPRLDDVSMNRAVLAFAMGLSALVAVALGLVTAARAARREPRAILVDARGQAGGASPRAGRIIVAAQVAITLVLLIGAALLGRSFMRVLAVDPGFQTQGLVAMDLAVPHSDDPSARTRLSPFYADVLDRLLAIPGVEDVAAASAVPMDGGLPDGLFAVISPEDAPRAMDELRVLFQRKDRLGTADYCAVSQAYFRALGIPLVRGRVFDDRDAPAAPHVAVISESLARSRWPGADPIGRTIEFGNMDGDLRPLTIVGVVGDTHEYGPEQPPRPTVYVDLLQRPGFSATVVIRSGADLRATIAAARGVLREVAPDVPPRFRTFAQIYSAALGARYFNLTLVAAFAGTALALAVAGIYGVMAYSVTRRRREIGVRVALGASPGDVRRMILGQGLATTAAGVAAGLLGALGLTRTLESLLFGVTPTDPPTFAVTITALAAVAALACYVPARRATRADPVEALRRE; from the coding sequence ATGGCCTCCTTGCTCCTCGATCTCCGCCACGCCGTCCGGGTGCTCGTCAGGAACCCCGGCGTCACCCTCGTCGCGATCTTCACGCTGGCGCTGGGCATCGGCGCCACGACGGCCGTCTTCAGCGTCGTCCATGGTGTGCTGCTGCGTCCGCTGCCCTACCCCGCACCGGATCGGCTGATGGCCATCTGGGAAGTCAACGACCGCGGCACGTACTCGCGCCTCGCCGACCCGAATTTCAACGACTTCCGCGATCGCAATCGGACGTTCGGCGCGATGGCGAAGTACGCCGCCGGGATGGTGTCGGTTGTCGGTGCGGGCGAGCCGACGCGCGAGACGATCGCGCAGGTGACCAGGGACTTCTTCAAGATCCTGGGGGTCCAGCCCTCGCTCGGCCGCTCCTTCAGTGCAGACGATGCCCGCCTCGGCGCCGCGCCGGCCGTCATCGTAAGCCACCAGTACTGGGCGCAGTCGCTCGGGTCGGCGGCATCCCTGTCGGCCTTCCGCCTCCGCATCCAAGGTCTCGTGTATCAGGTGGTGGGCGTCATGCCCGCCGGCTTCCAGTTTCCCGCCCGCGCTGACCTGTGGGTACCGGCCGAACTCGACGCGGAGAATACGAGCCGGACGTCGCACAACTACCTCGCCATTGGCCGGCTCCGGGAGGGCATGAGCGTTGCGCAGGCGACCGCCGACCTCAGCGCGATCGCCAGGGACATCGTGCGCCAATCTCCTGAGCAAGGGAGCTATCTTCTGACCGACGCGGCGACCGTGCCCCTGCAGACCTCGCTCACGGGTCGCGTCAGCTCGACGTTGTATATCCTCCTCAGCGCCGTCTTCTTCCTCCTGCTCGTCGCCTGCGCGAACGTGACGAACCTTCTCCTCGCGCAGGCCGCCGCGCGTCAGCGCGAGATCGCCATTCGCCACGCGCTCGGCGCGGGACCCGGGCGGCTGGTCCGCCAGTTCGTCGCCGAGGCCCTGGTGCTCCTAACGGCGAGCAGCCTGATGGGCCTCGTGATTGCCTCGCTTGGGACGAGCGCCTTAATCTCGCTCGCCCCAGCCAACCTGCCGCGGCTGGACGACGTGTCGATGAACCGAGCGGTGCTGGCCTTCGCGATGGGCCTCTCGGCGCTGGTCGCCGTCGCGCTCGGCCTCGTCACGGCCGCGCGGGCGGCCCGGCGCGAACCCCGCGCGATCCTTGTCGACGCGCGAGGCCAGGCGGGCGGCGCGAGTCCGCGCGCCGGACGGATCATCGTGGCAGCACAGGTGGCGATCACCCTCGTGCTGCTCATCGGCGCAGCCCTCCTCGGCCGCAGCTTCATGCGCGTGCTGGCGGTGGATCCGGGATTCCAGACCCAGGGACTCGTCGCGATGGATCTGGCGGTGCCCCATTCGGACGATCCGTCGGCCAGGACACGGCTGTCCCCGTTCTATGCCGACGTCCTCGACCGGCTGCTCGCGATTCCGGGCGTCGAGGACGTGGCCGCGGCCAGCGCGGTGCCCATGGACGGCGGCCTGCCCGACGGTCTCTTCGCGGTGATTTCGCCGGAGGACGCACCAAGGGCGATGGACGAGCTCCGGGTCCTCTTCCAGCGGAAAGACAGGCTTGGCACGGCCGACTACTGTGCCGTGTCGCAGGCGTATTTTCGCGCGCTCGGGATTCCCCTCGTTCGCGGCCGTGTGTTCGACGATCGCGACGCGCCGGCCGCGCCGCACGTGGCCGTGATCAGCGAGTCGCTCGCCCGGTCCCGGTGGCCGGGCGCCGATCCGATCGGCCGCACGATCGAGTTCGGCAACATGGACGGCGACCTGCGGCCGCTCACGATCGTGGGCGTCGTGGGTGATACGCATGAGTACGGCCCCGAGCAGCCGCCACGCCCGACGGTGTACGTCGATCTGCTGCAGCGGCCGGGGTTCTCGGCGACGGTGGTGATCCGATCGGGCGCCGATCTGCGCGCGACCATCGCCGCGGCGCGCGGCGTCCTGAGGGAGGTGGCGCCTGACGTCCCGCCGCGCTTCCGCACCTTCGCGCAGATCTATTCGGCGGCGCTCGGCGCGCGGTACTTCAACCTGACGCTCGTCGCCGCGTTTGCGGGAACGGCGCTGGCTCTCGCGGTGGCCGGCATCTACGGCGTGATGGCTTACAGCGTCACGCGGCGCCGGCGGGAGATTGGCGTGCGGGTCGCGCTGGGCGCCAGCCCCGGCGACGTGCGCCGGATGATCCTCGGGCAGGGCCTGGCGACGACGGCGGCCGGCGTCGCGGCCGGTCTCCTGGGGGCCCTCGGCCTGACCCGAACGCTCGAGAGCCTGCTCTTCGGCGTCACGCCGACCGATCCCCCGACCTTTGCCGTCACGATCACGGCCCTCGCCGCCGTCGCGGCGCTGGCCTGTTACGTGCCGGCGCGCCGCGCGACGCGCGCAGATCCCGTGGAGGCGCTGCGCCGGGAATAG
- a CDS encoding AraC family transcriptional regulator has protein sequence MVTRFRLSRLTAARLQERSVSPEAVLRRAGLPPALFLEEKCFLTTEQLFAFWRAVADLSGDPAIGLALGSEDRVERLDLVALAALSASSFRDAVARAARYKQLCCPEEIHVKIRGGECAVRFRWLLAEDVEPWALTDLCFAWIATLAARGTGGAVRPHRVELKRAARNRQLYESHFGCRVRFNAPDNALIFRASDLDRPFLTHNADLLGILAPQLDAELADRNARQDAHEQVRGALRRLLASGRPGLRSVARELGSSARTLQRRLGHLGVSYQQVLEEARRDMATQYLMQPALELSDIAYLLGYEDANSFFRAFRRWEGVSPGRWRDGQRSRSTRALPLGGRRQASAIEQRVEPCRTVSARSTRAG, from the coding sequence ATGGTGACTCGCTTCCGGCTCTCACGGCTCACCGCGGCTCGGCTGCAGGAGCGATCCGTGTCGCCGGAGGCGGTACTGCGACGCGCCGGACTGCCGCCGGCGCTCTTCCTGGAAGAGAAGTGCTTCCTCACGACCGAGCAGTTGTTTGCGTTCTGGCGCGCGGTCGCCGACCTCAGCGGCGATCCCGCGATCGGGCTCGCGCTCGGGAGCGAGGATCGCGTTGAGCGGCTCGACCTCGTCGCGCTGGCTGCGCTCTCCGCCTCGTCGTTTCGCGATGCGGTGGCGCGCGCGGCGCGCTACAAGCAGCTGTGCTGCCCGGAAGAGATTCACGTGAAGATCCGGGGCGGCGAGTGCGCCGTACGCTTTCGCTGGTTGCTCGCGGAAGATGTCGAGCCCTGGGCGCTGACCGACCTGTGTTTTGCGTGGATCGCCACGTTGGCGGCCAGGGGAACCGGTGGCGCCGTTCGGCCGCATCGTGTGGAGCTGAAGCGCGCCGCGCGGAATCGCCAACTGTACGAGTCGCATTTCGGCTGCCGCGTGCGGTTCAACGCTCCCGACAACGCGCTGATCTTTCGGGCCTCGGATCTCGATCGTCCGTTCCTGACGCACAACGCCGACCTGCTCGGTATTCTCGCGCCGCAGCTGGATGCCGAGCTGGCCGATCGGAATGCGAGGCAGGACGCCCACGAGCAGGTGAGGGGCGCGCTCCGGCGACTGCTCGCCAGCGGGCGGCCGGGGCTCCGGAGCGTCGCCCGCGAGCTCGGGTCGAGCGCCCGCACGTTGCAGCGGCGGCTTGGCCACCTCGGCGTCAGCTACCAGCAGGTACTCGAAGAGGCCCGCCGCGACATGGCGACCCAGTATCTGATGCAACCCGCGCTCGAACTGTCGGATATCGCCTATCTTCTCGGCTACGAGGACGCGAATTCGTTCTTCCGCGCGTTTCGTCGATGGGAGGGCGTGTCACCCGGTCGCTGGCGCGACGGGCAGCGCAGTCGATCGACGCGTGCGTTGCCTCTTGGCGGTCGCAGGCAGGCCTCCGCGATCGAACAACGGGTGGAGCCCTGCCGGACGGTGTCAGCCCGGAGCACTCGCGCCGGCTAG
- a CDS encoding NAD(P)-dependent alcohol dehydrogenase, which produces MATHPHLPTGAVSQTSSSDPHSHTSRAYAASSPSAGLAPFSVDRRAVGPTDVKIRILYCGVCHSDLHQVRNEWQNTMPTQYPCVPGHEIVGRVEAVGRDVTRFREGDLGGVGCLVGSCGACPSCREGLEQYCENTMTLTYNSPDPHTGGVTYGGYSETIVVDEAFALRVPNRLDLAATAPLLCAGITTYSPLRHWRVGPGQKVGIVGLGGLGHMGVKFAHAFGARVILFTSSPGKRPDGLRLGADEVVLSRSADGLAAHANSFDFILDTVSAPHDVNAYIGLLKRDGVLTMVGAPEAPLPTAIAGLLFKRRRFAGSLIGGIRETQEMLDFCGEHGITADVETIAIQQINDAFDRLQKSDVKYRFVIDMASLASTA; this is translated from the coding sequence ATGGCCACACACCCACATCTCCCGACCGGGGCCGTCAGCCAGACGTCCTCCAGCGATCCTCACAGCCACACGTCGCGGGCGTATGCCGCGTCGTCTCCATCGGCCGGGCTCGCGCCCTTCTCGGTCGACCGTCGCGCCGTCGGTCCGACCGACGTCAAGATCCGGATCCTCTACTGCGGCGTGTGTCACTCCGACCTGCATCAGGTGCGCAACGAGTGGCAGAACACGATGCCGACGCAATACCCCTGCGTGCCCGGGCATGAAATCGTCGGCCGGGTCGAAGCGGTGGGCCGGGATGTCACGCGCTTCCGTGAAGGGGACCTCGGGGGGGTCGGCTGCCTCGTGGGCTCGTGCGGAGCGTGCCCGAGTTGTCGCGAGGGCCTGGAGCAGTACTGCGAGAACACGATGACCCTCACGTATAACAGCCCGGACCCGCATACCGGCGGCGTCACGTACGGCGGGTACTCCGAGACGATCGTCGTCGACGAGGCGTTCGCGCTGCGCGTTCCCAACCGACTCGATCTGGCGGCGACGGCGCCGCTGCTCTGCGCCGGCATCACGACGTACTCGCCGCTGCGCCACTGGCGCGTCGGCCCAGGGCAGAAGGTCGGCATCGTCGGGCTCGGCGGGCTCGGACACATGGGCGTGAAGTTCGCCCATGCCTTTGGCGCGCGCGTCATCCTGTTCACGTCGTCGCCCGGCAAGCGCCCGGACGGCCTCCGCCTTGGAGCGGACGAGGTCGTCCTGTCCAGGAGCGCCGATGGCCTCGCGGCGCACGCCAACAGCTTCGACTTCATTCTCGACACGGTGTCGGCGCCTCACGACGTGAACGCGTATATCGGGTTGCTGAAGCGCGACGGCGTCCTCACGATGGTCGGCGCGCCGGAGGCGCCGCTGCCGACGGCGATCGCCGGGCTGCTGTTCAAGCGAAGGCGGTTTGCGGGCTCGCTGATCGGCGGCATCCGCGAAACGCAGGAGATGCTCGACTTCTGCGGCGAGCACGGCATCACCGCCGATGTGGAGACGATCGCGATTCAGCAGATCAACGACGCCTTCGACCGGCTCCAGAAGAGCGATGTGAAGTACCGCTTCGTCATCGACATGGCCTCGCTTGCCTCGACGGCGTAG
- a CDS encoding GNAT family N-acetyltransferase encodes MFADAALAARIDRAEARMCAHIAGSIGAGRPEPAPLVLPISGGHAVYVAPLSPVNKVIGLGLDADLDLAALARIEREWRDRGEPLRIEMSVLADPSLGSALTDRGYRLHGFENVLGLPLDRTLPGPDISAVAVEIVTAGECPTWIDIAVDAFMNLDGTGSVPPDALPRERLRAVLEQMMGVPGFIRYLARMEGEAVGQAAMRIDGDLAQIAGAGTLPRARGRGVQKALLHRRLADARAAGCTLAVVTTAPGTRSQDNVMRRGFELLYARAILVKP; translated from the coding sequence ATGTTCGCCGACGCGGCGCTCGCCGCCCGGATCGATCGCGCCGAGGCGCGCATGTGCGCGCACATCGCGGGGTCGATCGGCGCCGGCAGACCGGAGCCGGCGCCGCTCGTTCTGCCGATCAGCGGCGGGCACGCCGTCTATGTCGCCCCCTTGTCGCCGGTGAACAAAGTGATCGGCCTCGGGCTCGACGCCGACCTGGACCTTGCGGCGCTCGCGCGGATCGAGCGCGAATGGCGCGATCGCGGCGAGCCGCTCCGCATCGAGATGTCCGTCCTCGCGGATCCCTCGCTCGGGTCGGCGCTGACGGATCGCGGCTACCGGCTGCACGGCTTCGAGAACGTGCTGGGCCTGCCCCTCGATCGCACGCTGCCTGGCCCGGACATCAGCGCCGTCGCGGTCGAAATCGTCACGGCCGGCGAGTGCCCCACGTGGATCGATATCGCCGTGGACGCGTTCATGAATCTCGACGGCACTGGCAGCGTGCCACCGGACGCCCTGCCGCGCGAGCGCTTGAGGGCAGTCCTCGAGCAGATGATGGGCGTGCCCGGCTTCATCCGCTACCTCGCGCGGATGGAGGGGGAGGCGGTCGGCCAAGCGGCGATGCGGATCGACGGGGATCTCGCACAGATCGCCGGGGCGGGCACGCTGCCCCGTGCAAGAGGCCGCGGCGTCCAGAAGGCGCTCCTGCACCGCCGTCTCGCCGACGCGCGCGCCGCGGGCTGCACGCTCGCCGTCGTCACCACGGCGCCGGGCACGCGGTCTCAAGACAACGTGATGCGCCGCGGCTTCGAGCTGCTCTACGCGCGCGCGATTCTCGTCAAGCCGTAG
- a CDS encoding DeoR family transcriptional regulator yields the protein MINRLLEGSEGNLTTSKCAALTGSSQDTALRDIQQLVERGVLVRSAVVLRPRVVYGLTRIARA from the coding sequence GTGATCAACAGACTGCTCGAGGGCTCCGAAGGCAACCTGACGACGTCGAAGTGCGCGGCGCTGACGGGCAGCTCGCAGGATACGGCGCTGCGGGACATCCAGCAGCTCGTCGAACGTGGCGTCCTCGTTCGCAGCGCGGTGGTGCTCCGCCCGCGGGTTGTCTACGGCTTGACGAGAATCGCGCGCGCGTAG
- a CDS encoding winged helix-turn-helix transcriptional regulator yields MTPKTVPGNPARPAADACCPPEDLRAVDLLPAALEGPAADEELAAFAKAIAHPTRVRILRMLSKKEARMCSHIVDELPLAQSTVSEHLRILRSVGLIRANESGPRVSYCIVPSALKRLKALLKAV; encoded by the coding sequence ATGACACCGAAAACGGTCCCCGGCAACCCTGCCCGCCCCGCCGCCGACGCTTGCTGCCCGCCGGAGGATCTCCGGGCAGTCGATCTGCTCCCGGCTGCGCTGGAGGGCCCCGCCGCCGATGAGGAACTGGCCGCGTTCGCCAAGGCGATCGCGCATCCCACGCGCGTGCGAATCCTCCGGATGCTCTCGAAGAAGGAAGCCCGGATGTGCAGCCACATCGTCGATGAGCTGCCGCTCGCGCAATCCACGGTGTCGGAGCATCTCCGCATCCTCCGAAGCGTCGGCCTGATCCGGGCCAACGAGAGCGGCCCGCGCGTCAGCTACTGCATCGTCCCGTCCGCGTTGAAACGGCTCAAGGCACTGCTCAAGGCGGTGTGA
- the arsD gene encoding arsenite efflux transporter metallochaperone ArsD, with protein sequence MTRIDVFDPPMCCSSGVCGPEVDPLLAAFAADVDWLTSQGVSVTRHNLAQEPQAFVTNPLVQQALQRDGDACLPLVLVNGEIVGRGTYPRRDELARLSGLTPSASRTKPLVRVSSGGCCTPGSGCC encoded by the coding sequence ATGACCCGGATCGATGTTTTTGACCCTCCGATGTGTTGCTCGAGCGGCGTCTGTGGACCCGAGGTCGATCCGCTGCTCGCTGCGTTTGCCGCGGACGTGGACTGGCTGACGTCTCAAGGCGTGAGCGTGACGCGCCACAACCTCGCCCAGGAGCCGCAGGCGTTCGTAACCAATCCCCTCGTGCAGCAGGCGCTGCAACGCGACGGGGACGCGTGTCTCCCGCTCGTGCTCGTCAATGGCGAAATCGTCGGACGCGGGACCTATCCACGCAGAGACGAACTGGCACGCTTGTCTGGACTGACGCCGTCGGCCTCACGCACGAAGCCGCTGGTTCGAGTGTCGTCGGGCGGATGCTGCACACCCGGCTCCGGCTGCTGCTGA